One window from the genome of Antricoccus suffuscus encodes:
- a CDS encoding ABC transporter substrate-binding protein, which yields MFTRTGEQRHSYRATIALAIMSVSVAGLAACSSDDSSGGDNHVVLQEYTGGSEYLNYLTKELGNFKKAGIDAEIKDVSNGPQAVNAILAGSVDVAALNPTLTGPVLVKGKKLEVISGYKAAYPALTGTADMAGKEWPDSLLQLKGKTVGVIALGGADQAMCQIALRAAGVKDKDINWVATGSGQGTAAAMSSGKVAGSCASDSPTASLVASGLPELFSFVNPVQPQDIYPSELQDYMGTFSYLQAWVDSSWAEKNPKAVTGVQKAFALTIDWMNEPGNFDKLVSILKKSPYYIKTLSDEQFTGYVKRSIPMYNIQFTDKDAKTWTAMEKEFRDTTMPKSSAWVSSAVVKSTDDVQKLLK from the coding sequence ATGTTCACGCGCACAGGAGAACAACGTCATTCGTACAGGGCGACCATCGCCCTCGCGATTATGTCCGTGAGCGTCGCGGGGCTTGCCGCGTGCAGCTCGGACGACTCATCGGGCGGCGACAATCATGTTGTACTTCAGGAGTACACCGGCGGTTCCGAGTACCTCAACTACTTGACGAAGGAACTGGGGAATTTCAAGAAAGCCGGCATCGATGCGGAAATCAAAGACGTCTCGAATGGTCCGCAGGCTGTAAACGCCATACTCGCCGGCTCGGTCGATGTTGCGGCCCTGAATCCCACGCTGACCGGACCGGTGCTCGTCAAGGGCAAGAAGCTTGAGGTGATCAGCGGATACAAGGCCGCCTACCCCGCGCTGACGGGAACCGCCGACATGGCCGGCAAAGAATGGCCGGACTCGCTGCTTCAACTCAAAGGCAAGACCGTCGGGGTCATCGCGTTGGGTGGCGCCGATCAGGCGATGTGCCAGATTGCGCTTCGGGCCGCCGGGGTGAAGGACAAGGACATCAACTGGGTCGCCACCGGATCCGGGCAAGGAACCGCAGCGGCCATGTCGAGCGGCAAGGTCGCTGGTAGCTGTGCAAGTGATTCACCCACCGCGTCACTCGTGGCGAGTGGTCTGCCCGAGCTGTTCAGCTTCGTCAACCCCGTACAACCCCAGGACATTTACCCATCCGAACTACAGGACTACATGGGGACCTTCTCGTATTTGCAAGCGTGGGTCGACAGCAGCTGGGCCGAGAAGAATCCCAAGGCCGTCACCGGAGTCCAGAAGGCCTTCGCGCTGACGATCGACTGGATGAATGAGCCGGGGAATTTCGACAAGCTCGTCAGTATCCTCAAGAAATCCCCGTACTACATCAAAACGCTTTCTGACGAACAGTTCACTGGCTATGTCAAGCGATCCATACCGATGTACAACATCCAGTTCACGGACAAGGACGCCAAAACTTGGACGGCAATGGAAAAGGAGTTCCGTGATACGACGATGCCGAAGTCATCTGCATGGGTGAGCTCCGCGGTCGTGAAATCGACGGACGATGTCCAGAAGCTACTGAAGTAG
- a CDS encoding ABC transporter ATP-binding protein, with translation MPAIKVTKASHWFPTPKSGVVHALQDIDLTVEKGEFLAIVGPSGCGKTTLLNAMAGLDKPLEGDVSVLGHQPRAGDPEVGYVLAKDSLLPWRTALGNAALGLEIQGVSVHERETRATEALGVMGLGDFTGAYGAQLSHGMRQRVALARSFATKPEILLMDEPFSALDAQTRIQVHDAFLEAWERRRMTVVLITHDLTEAVGLADRVVIMTRRPGRIKSIHEIDLPRPRSMLDLQGNDRFHQIFETIWSDLREEVIEDSAFVKVAAS, from the coding sequence GTGCCAGCAATCAAAGTCACTAAAGCATCACATTGGTTCCCCACTCCCAAATCCGGTGTCGTGCACGCACTTCAGGACATCGATCTGACGGTCGAAAAGGGCGAGTTTCTCGCGATCGTAGGGCCGTCCGGCTGTGGGAAGACGACGCTGCTCAACGCCATGGCGGGCCTGGACAAGCCGCTCGAGGGCGACGTAAGCGTGCTTGGTCATCAGCCGCGGGCCGGCGACCCTGAAGTCGGCTACGTTCTGGCCAAAGACTCGCTACTACCGTGGCGCACTGCGCTAGGAAACGCAGCGCTCGGACTGGAGATCCAAGGCGTCTCGGTGCATGAACGCGAAACGCGCGCTACTGAGGCCCTCGGCGTTATGGGACTCGGCGATTTCACTGGTGCGTACGGCGCGCAACTCTCGCACGGCATGCGTCAGCGGGTGGCGCTGGCCCGCTCGTTCGCGACGAAGCCCGAGATTCTGCTCATGGACGAGCCGTTCTCGGCGCTCGACGCGCAAACACGGATTCAGGTGCACGACGCGTTTCTCGAGGCTTGGGAACGACGGCGGATGACCGTCGTACTGATCACCCACGATCTGACTGAAGCTGTAGGTCTGGCCGATCGGGTGGTGATCATGACGCGCCGACCGGGGCGGATCAAGTCGATTCACGAGATCGACCTCCCACGGCCGCGCTCCATGCTCGATCTGCAGGGTAACGACCGGTTCCATCAGATCTTCGAGACGATCTGGAGCGACCTTCGTGAAGAGGTTATTGAGGACAGCGCATTCGTGAAGGTGGCGGCATCATGA
- a CDS encoding ABC transporter permease: MMMQTEAKPTSSAATPDDRPTPTRSFTKPRRRLHEQRRIVFPLQIAVFVLIVAVWEIAARTGIVEELYVSKPSSIAAAFWHSMISGELVGELGTTLYETLVGFAIAAILGIGAGLLMYQIPLLNAVVQPYLTAFNNLPRLALAPLFVLWFGLASMSKIVLVVSLCFFIVTFNTYAGLQNANRDHLLLAKTLGAKRFTLFRKFVLPSAVPTTFAGLQLALTYAFLSAVVGEMLSGSSGLGAVLQLALTSYRTEDFFATLLLLVVVATIFSGVMRLVERRILRWKQYELQGVEN; this comes from the coding sequence ATGATGATGCAAACAGAGGCGAAACCTACCTCGAGCGCCGCCACTCCCGATGACCGTCCGACACCCACGCGCTCGTTCACCAAGCCAAGGCGCCGACTTCACGAACAGCGACGGATCGTATTTCCGTTGCAGATAGCGGTGTTTGTGCTGATCGTGGCGGTCTGGGAGATCGCCGCGCGCACCGGAATCGTCGAGGAGCTCTACGTCTCCAAACCGTCGTCGATCGCAGCGGCCTTCTGGCACTCGATGATTTCCGGAGAACTCGTTGGCGAGCTGGGAACCACTCTGTACGAAACGCTTGTCGGGTTTGCGATCGCCGCCATTCTCGGGATCGGTGCTGGGCTCCTGATGTATCAGATCCCGTTGTTGAACGCCGTAGTCCAGCCGTATCTCACGGCGTTCAACAACCTTCCCAGGCTGGCGCTTGCACCATTGTTTGTTTTGTGGTTCGGTCTGGCATCGATGTCCAAGATCGTGCTCGTCGTGTCACTATGCTTCTTCATCGTCACCTTCAACACTTACGCCGGTCTCCAAAACGCCAACCGCGATCACTTGCTGCTGGCGAAGACTCTCGGGGCAAAGCGCTTCACGCTGTTCCGCAAGTTCGTCCTTCCGTCCGCCGTACCGACTACCTTCGCCGGTCTCCAGCTCGCGCTGACTTATGCGTTTCTTTCGGCCGTCGTGGGCGAGATGCTGTCCGGTTCGTCCGGGCTTGGTGCGGTGCTCCAGCTGGCACTCACGTCGTACCGGACCGAGGACTTCTTCGCGACTCTGCTGCTCCTGGTGGTCGTGGCAACGATCTTCTCGGGTGTGATGCGGTTGGTTGAACGCCGGATCCTACGGTGGAAGCAATACGAACTGCAGGGTGTCGAGAACTAA
- a CDS encoding NADPH:quinone oxidoreductase family protein, whose amino-acid sequence MKAWQVSGLGVPSEVLTLAEVEQPTILDSQTLVRMEAACVGFPDYLMAQGLYHEKPPLPFVIGGEGAGRVEAVGQDAGPWKVGDRVIVVSGHAHKGHLAEYVAADSDQILPVPPDMDANHAAALFVAYQTSYVGMFRRAGLEAGETLLVHGASGGIGSAAVQLGKSAGATVIAVAGGARKVAICAELGADHVIDHTAEDFVARVKELTGGRGADVIYDSIGGDVFDRSRRCIAVEGRLLVVGFASGDIPQAPVNHALLKNYSIIGFRMRPFRDDLDYRLKVHNTLLDLYAKGEIKPLTTRYDFADAPKALASIGDRTVIGRPVIRIG is encoded by the coding sequence ATGAAGGCATGGCAGGTATCAGGACTTGGCGTCCCGTCGGAAGTTCTCACGCTGGCGGAGGTCGAGCAACCCACGATCTTGGACTCGCAGACTTTGGTGCGCATGGAGGCGGCGTGCGTCGGGTTTCCGGATTACCTGATGGCGCAGGGCCTCTACCACGAGAAGCCGCCGCTTCCGTTTGTGATCGGCGGCGAAGGAGCCGGCCGGGTCGAGGCCGTCGGCCAAGATGCAGGTCCATGGAAGGTGGGCGATCGGGTCATCGTCGTGTCCGGGCACGCGCACAAGGGGCATCTCGCGGAGTATGTAGCGGCCGACTCCGATCAGATACTTCCGGTTCCGCCAGATATGGACGCCAACCACGCAGCCGCGCTCTTTGTTGCCTACCAGACGTCGTACGTCGGCATGTTCCGCCGCGCGGGGCTCGAGGCAGGCGAGACACTCCTCGTGCACGGCGCGAGTGGTGGCATCGGTTCCGCCGCGGTACAACTGGGCAAATCCGCTGGCGCGACGGTCATCGCGGTGGCGGGCGGTGCGCGCAAGGTCGCGATCTGTGCAGAACTCGGCGCGGACCACGTTATCGACCACACCGCGGAAGACTTCGTGGCGCGGGTCAAAGAACTCACCGGCGGCCGCGGTGCGGACGTTATTTACGACTCGATCGGCGGCGACGTCTTCGACCGGTCCCGCCGCTGCATCGCGGTGGAAGGCCGCTTGCTCGTCGTCGGATTCGCAAGTGGTGACATCCCGCAGGCGCCGGTGAACCACGCGCTGCTCAAGAACTATTCGATCATCGGATTCCGGATGCGGCCGTTTCGCGACGACCTCGACTACCGCCTCAAAGTGCACAACACCCTGCTTGACCTGTATGCGAAGGGCGAGATCAAACCGTTGACGACGAGATACGACTTCGCCGATGCGCCGAAAGCTCTCGCGTCGATCGGGGACCGCACGGTGATCGGCCGACCCGTCATCAGAATCGGTTAA
- a CDS encoding NAD(P)H-dependent flavin oxidoreductase, which produces MTLSNSPNPWPLASALPIIQAPMGPVSQPSLIAAVIGAGGLGMLAASELNPDRLPRTIEQVRRLSSGPAEALGCNFILDFDVAAGVEVAQDQGVRIISTFYGDPARIRPHIRHDVIHLHTVGDVADALAARDAGVDVLVAQGIEAGGHIRGTTPLNELVPAVREATGLPVVAAGGIATADDVRHAFELGACGVWVGTRFAASEESRAHQDYKDAIVAAKVGDTVYTTDCFDAGWVGAPHRTLSNSTTAMYESLGATSERNRDIIAHTASGVPIRRFDYTPPLIGMTGDLLALATYAGVSAERVRQVEPAAAIVADLATGVPTA; this is translated from the coding sequence ATGACCCTGTCTAACTCGCCGAACCCGTGGCCGCTCGCCTCCGCGTTACCGATTATCCAAGCGCCGATGGGCCCGGTCAGTCAGCCCAGCCTCATTGCCGCCGTGATCGGCGCCGGAGGTCTCGGCATGCTGGCCGCCTCCGAACTCAATCCCGATCGGCTGCCGCGCACGATCGAGCAGGTCCGCAGACTCTCGTCGGGGCCGGCCGAAGCGCTGGGCTGCAACTTCATCCTCGACTTCGACGTCGCCGCCGGGGTTGAGGTCGCTCAGGACCAGGGTGTTCGCATCATCTCGACGTTCTACGGCGATCCGGCACGGATCCGGCCGCACATCCGTCACGACGTGATCCACCTGCACACAGTCGGTGATGTTGCCGACGCGCTCGCCGCGCGGGACGCGGGCGTCGACGTACTCGTCGCGCAAGGCATCGAGGCCGGCGGCCACATTCGCGGCACCACCCCATTAAACGAGTTGGTGCCTGCGGTCCGCGAAGCGACTGGTCTGCCGGTCGTCGCTGCCGGCGGGATCGCCACCGCCGACGACGTACGTCACGCGTTCGAGCTCGGCGCCTGTGGCGTGTGGGTCGGCACGCGGTTCGCGGCATCGGAGGAGTCCCGCGCGCATCAGGACTACAAGGACGCGATCGTCGCCGCGAAGGTCGGCGACACGGTCTACACGACGGACTGTTTCGATGCCGGCTGGGTCGGGGCGCCGCACCGGACATTGAGCAACAGCACGACCGCGATGTATGAGTCGCTCGGCGCGACGTCCGAACGCAATCGAGACATCATCGCGCACACGGCGTCGGGCGTGCCGATTCGCCGTTTCGACTACACGCCGCCGTTGATCGGCATGACCGGGGATCTGCTGGCGCTGGCGACGTACGCCGGAGTGAGCGCGGAGCGGGTGCGTCAGGTCGAACCGGCGGCGGCCATCGTGGCCGACCTCGCCACCGGCGTACCGACAGCCTGA
- a CDS encoding TraR/DksA C4-type zinc finger protein: MSNGDPTYDESRIADRLDEQRAATEQRIAEMRAGFDGMVAASEGSNADDEHDPEGATIAFERSQLGALIDQAELQLREIAHAAQKISDGKYGVCESCGAQIAPARLDARPIARTCINCATKR; this comes from the coding sequence ATGAGCAACGGCGACCCGACGTACGACGAGTCCCGGATCGCTGACCGTCTCGATGAGCAGCGGGCCGCCACCGAGCAACGGATCGCGGAGATGCGCGCGGGATTTGACGGGATGGTCGCGGCGTCCGAAGGATCGAATGCCGATGACGAACACGATCCCGAGGGCGCGACGATCGCGTTCGAACGTTCGCAACTGGGTGCCTTAATCGACCAGGCCGAGCTTCAGCTGAGGGAGATCGCGCACGCCGCACAGAAGATCAGTGACGGCAAGTACGGCGTGTGCGAATCCTGCGGCGCGCAGATCGCGCCGGCGCGACTCGACGCGCGCCCGATTGCCCGCACGTGTATCAACTGCGCGACTAAACGGTGA
- a CDS encoding MaoC/PaaZ C-terminal domain-containing protein produces the protein MPLSSDLVGTTGAPFSSTIDARWAMNFAAGIDDVTPILYDTTSDALPIHPMVLGYPEWEATKRGRELASLTPEEHRRGVHVRHDIRLHQPLRAGLELTTTPEIVGAYRHRAGAYLALQHQTHTLAGEPVATTFYGSIHRGTDTVGDDVIPALEERPSTPPDAATGPALELSIPANACHVYSECARIYNPFHTDLRVAHEVGLDGLILHGTATLARSVAAITGVLYGGDPSTITRIAGDFKGMVVVPTSLTLTYSRFVGADGADTVTFEVLNTAGDRAISDGLIEYGG, from the coding sequence ATGCCGCTCTCCTCAGATCTCGTCGGCACTACCGGCGCCCCGTTCTCCAGCACCATCGACGCGCGATGGGCGATGAACTTCGCCGCCGGCATCGATGACGTCACGCCGATCCTCTACGACACGACCTCCGACGCGCTGCCGATCCACCCGATGGTGCTGGGCTACCCGGAGTGGGAGGCGACAAAGCGCGGACGCGAGCTCGCCTCGCTGACGCCCGAAGAACACCGCCGCGGCGTACACGTCCGGCACGACATCCGGCTCCATCAACCGCTGCGGGCGGGACTGGAACTGACGACGACCCCCGAGATCGTCGGCGCGTACCGGCACCGGGCCGGGGCCTACCTCGCGCTGCAACACCAGACTCACACTCTCGCAGGCGAACCAGTGGCGACGACGTTTTATGGCAGCATTCACCGCGGCACCGATACCGTCGGCGACGACGTGATTCCCGCGCTCGAGGAACGCCCATCGACGCCGCCGGACGCTGCGACTGGACCCGCTCTCGAACTGTCCATTCCGGCGAACGCCTGCCACGTCTACAGCGAGTGCGCCCGGATCTACAACCCGTTTCACACCGACCTGCGGGTCGCTCATGAGGTCGGTCTCGATGGGCTGATCCTGCACGGCACCGCCACCCTCGCGCGCTCCGTGGCCGCGATTACCGGCGTACTTTACGGCGGCGATCCGTCGACGATCACCCGGATCGCGGGCGACTTCAAGGGCATGGTCGTCGTGCCCACCTCACTGACGCTGACCTACTCGCGTTTTGTCGGAGCCGACGGTGCCGACACGGTCACGTTTGAGGTTCTCAACACCGCAGGCGACCGGGCTATCTCTGACGGGCTCATCGAATACGGCGGGTGA
- a CDS encoding pyrimidine reductase family protein, with the protein MRRLYPAPADEIDLADIYPVPSSEGRYVRVNMVSSVDGAATVDGRVGALTSAADQALLHRLREIADVVLVGAGTVRAEGYGPIELSEETQQARIAAGQAACPPLAIVTGTLRLDLAAPLFTEATTRPIILTAKSAPQEQRDAAAEVADVVIAGEETVDLMAAIDALKDRGLTRVLSEGGPHLLAQLLAAGLLDELCLAIAPLAAGEQRLRVTAGPALQVPATLHLAHVLEEDDYLFMQYNSR; encoded by the coding sequence ATGCGTCGTCTTTACCCCGCCCCCGCCGACGAGATCGATCTGGCGGACATTTACCCGGTTCCCTCCAGCGAGGGTCGCTATGTGCGCGTCAACATGGTCTCCAGTGTCGACGGTGCAGCCACCGTCGATGGCCGGGTCGGCGCACTCACCAGTGCCGCGGATCAGGCACTGCTGCACCGGCTTCGCGAGATCGCCGACGTCGTACTCGTCGGCGCCGGCACGGTACGCGCCGAGGGATACGGCCCGATCGAGCTGTCGGAGGAAACGCAGCAGGCCCGTATCGCCGCCGGACAGGCCGCCTGCCCGCCACTAGCAATCGTCACAGGCACCCTGAGACTTGATCTCGCTGCGCCGCTGTTCACCGAGGCCACGACTCGCCCCATCATCCTGACCGCCAAGAGCGCTCCGCAGGAACAACGTGACGCTGCGGCCGAGGTCGCGGACGTCGTCATCGCCGGCGAAGAGACGGTTGACCTGATGGCAGCGATCGATGCCCTGAAGGACCGCGGCCTGACGCGGGTGCTGTCCGAAGGTGGCCCGCACCTGCTCGCGCAGTTGCTTGCGGCGGGGCTGCTCGACGAACTCTGCCTCGCCATCGCCCCGCTTGCCGCTGGCGAACAACGTTTACGCGTCACCGCCGGACCTGCGCTTCAGGTGCCCGCGACCCTGCATCTTGCGCATGTGCTCGAAGAGGACGACTACCTATTCATGCAGTACAACTCGCGTTAG
- a CDS encoding metallophosphoesterase family protein, producing the protein MLEVVVGFVMRWALRLALPLAGAAAMLHLFPYRAVAGGVHFSVQGTLLTRPGLSADTTIGNWSFPHVDGLPIGVHISPEAVDVVRLAGAATRNGPSYVQGLQADIQRQIPTIAVWLLGEMLIGVLVGLAVAVSVSLSVRYLRRQAHRTNELRIRSLQFAVATLVIALVAGYGAITYNRRWLDTSQVTGTLAALQLFPGKLQDYYNQQSKATDVVHAIAGIEQSLQQNIDAAASAETSYNIMFISDMHLAATYPLVQQYAANFAVKLIINTGDESEFGTAAEMTPTYLDQLKTLTAKVPMIWLAGNHDSPATVQIMRSIPGVTVVGTKSADGSGFGVGAQKLNAFGLTIAALPDPRVYGGSGAYGSDKPSVVTPLEQHAVNGAVKDVAHSSVFDIFATHEPVAAAQLDADLPGQIRQTNAGHLHAQNKDSEVQQKGHPITLVEGSTGAGGLDAINTGTAPPPVEFSIESVAVNCQFTKLVRFQINRSGSDTAEPTANATSQNVSAVTITLGSQKIQSGRECAVSQGIGVPTAIGTNN; encoded by the coding sequence GTGCTCGAAGTAGTCGTCGGTTTCGTGATGCGGTGGGCCCTGCGCCTCGCACTGCCCCTCGCCGGCGCCGCCGCGATGCTGCACCTCTTCCCGTATCGCGCGGTCGCCGGCGGCGTGCACTTCAGCGTCCAAGGAACGCTGCTCACCCGGCCCGGGCTCAGCGCCGACACCACAATCGGCAACTGGTCATTCCCGCACGTCGACGGGCTGCCCATCGGCGTGCACATCAGTCCCGAAGCGGTCGACGTCGTACGCCTCGCCGGGGCCGCCACGCGGAACGGACCGTCGTACGTCCAAGGTTTGCAGGCGGACATTCAGCGGCAGATTCCGACAATCGCGGTGTGGCTGTTAGGAGAAATGCTGATCGGCGTCCTTGTCGGACTAGCTGTGGCCGTGTCGGTGAGCTTGTCCGTGCGTTATCTACGCCGGCAGGCACACCGCACCAACGAACTACGGATCCGCTCCTTGCAGTTCGCGGTCGCCACGCTGGTGATCGCGCTCGTCGCCGGATACGGCGCGATCACCTACAACCGCCGCTGGCTCGACACCTCGCAGGTCACCGGGACACTCGCCGCTCTCCAACTGTTTCCCGGAAAGCTGCAGGACTACTACAACCAGCAGAGCAAGGCCACCGACGTCGTCCACGCCATCGCCGGCATCGAGCAAAGCCTGCAGCAGAATATCGACGCGGCCGCGAGCGCCGAGACGTCGTACAACATCATGTTCATCTCGGACATGCACCTCGCCGCGACGTACCCACTCGTGCAGCAGTACGCCGCCAACTTCGCGGTCAAACTCATCATCAATACCGGGGACGAATCCGAGTTCGGCACGGCTGCCGAGATGACGCCGACGTACCTCGATCAGCTCAAAACCCTCACCGCCAAGGTCCCGATGATCTGGCTCGCCGGCAACCACGACTCACCGGCCACCGTCCAGATAATGCGCTCGATTCCCGGCGTAACCGTGGTGGGGACGAAGAGCGCAGACGGCAGCGGGTTTGGGGTAGGCGCGCAGAAACTCAACGCATTCGGCCTCACTATCGCTGCGCTTCCGGATCCGCGGGTCTACGGCGGATCGGGCGCATACGGGTCGGACAAACCGAGCGTGGTGACGCCGCTCGAGCAGCACGCCGTCAACGGCGCCGTCAAAGACGTCGCGCACTCGTCCGTCTTCGACATCTTCGCGACCCACGAGCCGGTCGCCGCCGCCCAGCTGGACGCGGACCTACCCGGTCAGATCCGGCAGACGAACGCCGGGCATCTTCACGCGCAAAACAAGGACAGCGAGGTCCAGCAAAAGGGCCACCCGATCACGCTGGTCGAAGGATCGACCGGCGCCGGCGGTCTCGACGCGATCAATACCGGCACCGCGCCCCCGCCGGTCGAGTTCAGCATCGAGTCCGTCGCGGTGAACTGTCAATTCACCAAGCTCGTCCGCTTTCAGATCAATCGATCTGGAAGCGACACCGCGGAACCGACCGCGAATGCCACCAGCCAAAACGTCTCGGCGGTCACGATCACTCTCGGCAGCCAGAAGATCCAGAGCGGTCGCGAATGCGCTGTCTCGCAAGGGATCGGCGTACCGACGGCGATCGGTACCAATAACTAG
- a CDS encoding transglycosylase domain-containing protein has protein sequence MTQSPKPLALVKLVVAIACGGVVVALMLFPAVGGAGLATKSGATVVADVSANFDAQTPSTVSTVLAADGSVLTSYYNQYRTPIPLAQMGKWVPKAIVAIEDRRFYQHGGIDTAGTLRAGLQDIMTGGVSQGGSTITQQLVKNTLLYQAKTPAEQKAATADTIARKLKEAKIAIELEKKLSKDQILEKYLNLMNMGAGAYGVRAAAITYFGVEPAQLTLDQAALLAGIVQNPTKFDPFNNPKAAKVRRDTVLAAMAKNGDVSEQDADDAMKKPIVLNPGSKPARSCSEAPSNGGFFCDYLWTYLTKTLGIPDTVLKEQGLTIKTSFQPSFQESATNGILGASSALGRNSSIFGLDDQRLAMMDVLDATNGQVLALAVNRRFGNNANDPSQTSVNYPTVPGEGAGSTYKLFTAVTGLEEGVGTNFVTGANAPYTSKKFKNNGKPYVVNNAGKYGDNLPLWKALYQSENTYFVGLEDQIGNMDPIVNTATAMGLWAPGDTTIANQVKSQQQASFTLGPGSANPLRLAVAYATSANRGTRCEPVPVTDILGPDGQPLVNPKTKKPYFTPGTNCTADVIPSGVADTINNILQKDVMPGNPGQTAARAYTGDGRQIAGKSGTAQGNASYTFVGFTPQVVASVMAYNPANNDPLPSPGAGEEGFGGGYPAEMWHLAMQNILNSYPKVDFPPPDPQVEAGTSATNSSGGNNSNGSGNSSGSSASSGNNGN, from the coding sequence GTGACACAGTCCCCGAAGCCGTTAGCTCTCGTTAAGCTCGTCGTTGCAATCGCCTGTGGCGGGGTCGTTGTTGCGTTAATGCTTTTTCCTGCGGTCGGTGGCGCCGGCCTCGCCACGAAGAGCGGCGCGACCGTGGTGGCCGATGTGTCCGCCAATTTCGACGCGCAGACGCCATCAACGGTGAGCACCGTGCTCGCCGCCGATGGCAGTGTGCTGACGAGCTACTACAACCAGTACCGCACGCCGATCCCGCTGGCCCAGATGGGCAAGTGGGTGCCCAAGGCCATCGTCGCGATCGAGGACCGACGGTTCTACCAGCACGGCGGTATCGACACCGCGGGAACACTCCGGGCGGGGCTCCAGGACATCATGACCGGGGGCGTGTCGCAGGGCGGCTCTACGATCACGCAGCAGTTGGTCAAAAACACACTTCTGTACCAGGCGAAGACGCCGGCCGAGCAGAAGGCAGCGACCGCGGACACCATCGCCCGGAAGCTCAAGGAGGCCAAGATCGCGATTGAGCTCGAGAAGAAGCTGTCGAAGGATCAGATCCTCGAGAAGTACCTCAACTTGATGAACATGGGCGCCGGTGCGTACGGCGTACGGGCGGCCGCGATCACCTACTTCGGCGTCGAGCCGGCGCAGTTGACCCTCGACCAGGCGGCGCTGCTGGCCGGGATCGTGCAGAACCCGACGAAATTCGATCCCTTCAACAATCCCAAGGCCGCGAAGGTACGCCGCGACACCGTCCTGGCCGCGATGGCGAAGAACGGCGATGTGAGCGAGCAAGACGCCGACGACGCGATGAAGAAGCCGATCGTCCTCAACCCCGGATCCAAGCCGGCGCGTTCGTGCTCCGAGGCGCCAAGCAATGGCGGGTTTTTCTGCGACTACCTGTGGACCTACTTGACCAAGACGCTCGGCATCCCCGATACCGTGCTCAAGGAACAAGGGCTGACGATCAAGACGTCGTTCCAGCCGTCGTTCCAGGAGTCCGCGACCAACGGCATCCTCGGCGCGAGTTCGGCGCTGGGCCGCAACTCCAGTATTTTCGGGCTCGACGATCAGCGGCTGGCGATGATGGACGTCCTGGACGCCACGAATGGCCAGGTCCTCGCGCTGGCGGTGAATCGGCGGTTCGGCAACAACGCCAACGATCCGAGCCAGACATCGGTTAACTATCCGACGGTGCCGGGCGAGGGCGCGGGTTCGACGTACAAGCTGTTCACCGCTGTCACCGGGCTCGAAGAGGGTGTTGGGACCAACTTCGTCACCGGGGCGAATGCGCCGTACACCTCGAAGAAGTTCAAGAACAACGGCAAACCGTACGTCGTCAATAACGCCGGCAAGTACGGCGACAACCTGCCGCTGTGGAAGGCGCTCTATCAGTCGGAGAACACCTACTTCGTCGGGCTCGAAGACCAGATCGGCAATATGGACCCGATCGTGAACACGGCGACCGCGATGGGCTTGTGGGCGCCCGGCGATACGACGATCGCCAATCAGGTGAAGTCGCAGCAGCAGGCGTCGTTCACTCTCGGCCCGGGCTCGGCCAACCCGCTGCGGCTCGCGGTCGCCTACGCGACCAGCGCCAACCGCGGCACCAGGTGTGAACCGGTGCCGGTCACCGACATCCTCGGCCCGGACGGTCAGCCGCTGGTCAACCCGAAGACTAAGAAGCCCTACTTCACGCCGGGTACCAACTGCACCGCCGACGTCATTCCCTCGGGCGTGGCGGACACGATCAACAACATCCTGCAAAAGGACGTCATGCCTGGCAACCCGGGGCAGACCGCGGCTCGGGCGTACACCGGTGACGGCCGGCAGATTGCCGGCAAATCCGGTACGGCGCAGGGCAATGCGTCGTATACGTTCGTCGGCTTCACCCCGCAGGTCGTCGCGTCGGTGATGGCGTACAACCCCGCCAACAACGATCCGCTGCCCTCGCCGGGCGCCGGCGAGGAAGGCTTCGGCGGCGGCTATCCCGCGGAGATGTGGCACCTGGCCATGCAAAACATCCTGAACAGCTATCCGAAGGTCGACTTCCCCCCGCCGGATCCGCAGGTGGAGGCCGGGACGAGTGCGACGAACTCGTCCGGTGGCAACAACAGCAACGGCAGCGGCAACAGCAGTGGCAGCAGCGCCAGCAGTGGCAACAACGGCAACTGA